The following proteins are co-located in the Macaca thibetana thibetana isolate TM-01 chromosome 6, ASM2454274v1, whole genome shotgun sequence genome:
- the LOC126956707 gene encoding 60S ribosomal protein L27-like, producing the protein MGKFMKPGKVVLVLAGRYSGCKAVTVKSNDDGTSDRPYSHALVAGIDRYPHKVTAAMGKKKIVKRSKIKSFMKVYNYNHLMPTRYSEDIPLDKTVVNKDVCRDPAVKRKARREAKVKFEEI; encoded by the coding sequence ATGGGCAAATTTATGAAACCTGGAAAGGTGGTGCTTGTCCTAGCTGGACGCTACTCTGGATGCAAAGCCGTCACTGTGAAGAGCAATGATGATGGCACCTCAGATCGCCCCTACAGCCATGCTCTGGTGGCTGGGATTGACCGCTATCCCCACAAAGTGACAGCTGCCATGGGCAAGAAGAAGATCGTCAAGAGGTCAAAGATCAAGTCTTTTATGAAAGTTTATAACTACAATCACCTAATGCCCACAAGGTACTCTGAGGATATCCCCTTAGACAAAACAGTCGTCAATAAGGATGTCTGCAGAGACCCTGCTGTTAAACGCAAGGCCCGACGAGAGGCCAAGGTCAAGTTTGAAGAGATATGA